In the Streptomyces sp. BHT-5-2 genome, one interval contains:
- a CDS encoding acyl-CoA synthetase encodes MEYNLADLFESIVDAVPGREALVHLDHPGTGAERRLSYAELDRAANRLAHHLADQGIGPGDHVGLHLYNGVEYLQSVYACLKIRAVPVNVNYRYIEEELVYLYRDADLVALVFDGEFTDRVAGALPRAPELRHLIRVGAPPAGAAEPSIAPVPLAEAAAAGSPDRGFGPRSADDRIVIYTGGTTGMPKGVVWRHEDIFFSGMGGGAPTGEPVARPRELAERVAAGGEGLVFFPTPPLMHGTSMLTAFIGFHFGQKVVVHRKFVPEEVLRTIERERVTSVSLVGDAMLRPLVDALAGPLKGTDCSSLFSVSSSGAVLSDTVRAQFAALVPNAVLLNNFGSSESGFNGTATDDAGPARGFRLQVNSRIAVVDPATHRPAAAGEPGRLALRGHVPLGYHNDPAKTAETFFEADGERWVLLGDMATVGADGIVTVLGRGSQCINSGGEKIYPEEVEQALKAHPDVYDALVAGVPDDRWGSRVAAVVQLRPEAGPLDLATLQTHCRTHLAGYKVPRQVVFTDRIQRSPSGKADYRWAKAVAAGEGEA; translated from the coding sequence ATGGAGTACAACCTCGCCGACCTCTTCGAGTCGATCGTCGACGCCGTCCCCGGACGCGAGGCGCTGGTCCACCTCGACCACCCGGGCACCGGCGCGGAGCGGCGGCTGTCCTACGCGGAGCTGGACCGGGCCGCCAACCGGCTGGCCCACCACCTCGCCGACCAGGGCATCGGCCCCGGCGACCACGTCGGACTGCACCTCTACAACGGCGTGGAGTACCTCCAGTCCGTCTACGCCTGCCTGAAGATCCGCGCCGTCCCGGTCAACGTCAACTACCGTTACATAGAGGAGGAGTTGGTCTACCTCTACCGGGATGCCGACCTGGTGGCGCTGGTCTTCGACGGGGAGTTCACCGACCGGGTCGCCGGAGCCCTGCCGCGGGCGCCCGAGCTGCGGCACCTGATACGGGTCGGCGCGCCGCCCGCCGGCGCCGCCGAGCCGTCGATCGCGCCGGTGCCGCTGGCGGAGGCCGCGGCGGCCGGCTCCCCCGACCGCGGCTTCGGGCCGCGCTCCGCCGACGACCGGATCGTCATCTACACCGGCGGCACCACCGGCATGCCCAAGGGCGTGGTGTGGCGCCACGAGGACATCTTCTTCTCCGGGATGGGCGGCGGCGCGCCGACCGGTGAGCCGGTGGCCCGCCCGCGCGAGCTGGCCGAACGGGTCGCGGCCGGGGGCGAGGGCCTGGTGTTCTTCCCGACGCCGCCGCTGATGCACGGCACCTCGATGCTCACCGCGTTCATCGGCTTCCACTTCGGCCAGAAGGTCGTCGTGCACCGCAAGTTCGTACCGGAGGAGGTGCTGCGCACCATCGAGCGGGAGCGGGTCACCAGCGTCTCCCTGGTGGGCGACGCGATGCTGCGGCCCCTGGTGGACGCGCTGGCCGGCCCGCTCAAGGGGACCGACTGCTCGTCCCTCTTCAGCGTCAGCAGCTCCGGGGCGGTGCTCTCCGACACCGTCCGCGCCCAGTTCGCCGCGCTGGTCCCGAACGCCGTGCTGCTGAACAACTTCGGCTCCTCGGAGTCCGGTTTCAACGGCACCGCCACGGACGACGCCGGCCCCGCCAGGGGCTTCCGGCTCCAGGTCAACTCCCGTATCGCGGTGGTGGATCCGGCCACCCACCGCCCGGCCGCGGCCGGCGAGCCGGGCCGGCTGGCGCTGCGCGGCCATGTCCCGCTCGGTTACCACAACGACCCGGCGAAGACCGCCGAGACGTTCTTCGAGGCGGACGGGGAACGGTGGGTGCTGCTCGGCGACATGGCCACCGTCGGCGCGGACGGCATCGTCACGGTGCTGGGCCGCGGCTCGCAGTGCATCAACTCCGGCGGGGAGAAGATCTACCCGGAGGAGGTCGAGCAGGCCCTGAAGGCGCATCCGGACGTCTATGACGCGCTGGTGGCCGGCGTGCCCGACGACCGCTGGGGCAGCCGGGTCGCCGCCGTCGTCCAACTCCGCCCGGAGGCCGGCCCGTTGGACCTCGCCACGCTCCAGACGCACTGCCGGACCCATCTGGCCGGCTACAAGGTGCCGCGCCAGGTCGTCTTCACCGACCGCATCCAGCGGTCGCCCAGCGGCAAGGCGGACTACCGCTGGGCGAAGGCGGTGGCGGCGGGGGAAGGGGAGGCGTGA